A region of Streptomyces sp. R44 DNA encodes the following proteins:
- a CDS encoding ABC transporter ATP-binding protein yields MPEKPLPPPPDRSTVRVLLRLWPYVRPVRGRLFTAAFVAIVASCLSLVIPLVLKWLVDGPITDRDPGGVWLGALYLLLLGITEAVLFGFRRWLVARPLSHVEARMRADLYGRLQRLPIAFHDRWPSGQLLSRGTTDLMLVRMFLAFPLTFLLVNGVTILAGYVLLLTQDWSLGLVLLTPVLPLVLVSHLFERRYGSVARRAQDQVGDLTTVVEESVLGIRIVKGFGRHRSQARAFRELAEHLRGTELAKARLLAMIWAVITALPELAIGAALVLGTVQVADGRLSAGTLVAFLSTALALRWPVESIGFLLAMSKEAATATERYFEVMDAPEEPETTGDTGTGTGTPHDGVRFEGVTFRYPDAPADAPPVLDGVDLHIRPGETLALVGGTGSGKTTLTALVPRLHEATTGRILLDGEDIALMERRRLRSLVSMAFEEPTLFSASVGENVLMGAEEAGDPELRRALGIAQADGFVDRLPDGTATQVGEQGLSLSGGQRQRLALARAVVGRPRFLVLDDPLSALDVHTEARVEAALREVLRETTALVVAHRPSTVMLADRVALLSRGRIAAVGTHQELLRSSAEYAWLMSGEGTENR; encoded by the coding sequence ATGCCCGAGAAACCGCTGCCCCCGCCCCCCGACCGCTCGACGGTCCGTGTCCTGCTCCGTCTCTGGCCGTACGTGAGGCCCGTGCGGGGCCGGCTGTTCACGGCCGCGTTCGTCGCGATCGTCGCGTCCTGTCTGTCGCTCGTCATCCCGCTCGTCCTCAAGTGGCTGGTGGACGGCCCCATCACCGACCGGGACCCCGGAGGCGTCTGGCTCGGAGCGCTGTACCTGCTCCTCCTGGGCATCACCGAGGCCGTCCTCTTCGGCTTCCGCCGCTGGCTGGTGGCGCGCCCGCTGTCCCACGTCGAGGCACGCATGCGCGCCGACCTGTACGGCAGACTCCAGCGCCTCCCGATCGCGTTCCACGACCGCTGGCCGTCGGGACAGCTCCTGTCGCGCGGGACGACGGACCTGATGCTGGTCCGGATGTTCCTGGCGTTCCCCCTGACCTTCCTCCTGGTCAACGGCGTGACGATCCTCGCCGGTTACGTCCTCCTCCTCACCCAGGACTGGTCCCTCGGCCTGGTCCTGCTGACGCCCGTGCTCCCCCTCGTCCTGGTCTCCCACCTCTTCGAGCGCCGGTACGGATCGGTGGCGCGCAGGGCCCAGGACCAGGTCGGCGATCTGACGACGGTCGTCGAGGAGAGCGTCCTCGGCATCCGGATCGTGAAGGGCTTCGGCCGGCACCGCAGCCAGGCCCGGGCGTTCCGGGAACTCGCCGAACACCTCCGCGGTACGGAACTCGCCAAGGCCCGGCTGCTCGCCATGATCTGGGCGGTCATCACCGCCCTGCCGGAACTGGCCATCGGGGCGGCCCTCGTCCTGGGGACGGTGCAGGTCGCGGACGGGAGACTCTCCGCCGGCACCCTGGTCGCGTTCCTGTCGACGGCCCTGGCGCTGCGCTGGCCGGTGGAGTCGATCGGCTTCCTGCTGGCGATGAGCAAGGAGGCGGCGACCGCGACGGAACGGTACTTCGAGGTGATGGACGCACCGGAGGAACCGGAGACGACGGGCGACACCGGCACCGGCACCGGCACCCCCCACGACGGGGTCCGCTTCGAAGGCGTCACCTTCCGCTACCCGGACGCCCCCGCCGACGCGCCCCCCGTCCTGGACGGCGTCGACCTCCACATCCGCCCGGGCGAGACGCTGGCCCTGGTGGGCGGCACGGGCTCCGGCAAGACGACGCTCACCGCCCTCGTACCGCGCCTGCACGAGGCGACGACGGGCCGCATCCTCCTGGACGGCGAGGACATCGCCCTCATGGAGCGGCGGAGGCTCCGCTCCCTCGTCTCGATGGCGTTCGAGGAGCCGACGCTGTTCTCGGCGAGCGTCGGCGAGAACGTCCTGATGGGCGCGGAGGAAGCGGGCGACCCGGAGCTGCGCCGCGCCCTGGGCATCGCCCAGGCGGACGGCTTCGTCGACCGGCTCCCGGACGGCACGGCGACCCAGGTCGGCGAGCAGGGCCTGAGCCTGTCGGGCGGCCAGCGGCAACGCCTGGCCCTGGCCCGCGCGGTCGTGGGCAGGCCCCGGTTCCTGGTCCTGGACGACCCGCTCTCGGCGCTCGACGTCCACACGGAGGCCCGGGTCGAGGCGGCGCTGCGGGAGGTCCTCAGGGAGACGACGGCCCTGGTCGTGGCGCACCGCCCGTCGACG